In a genomic window of Halalkalicoccus sp. CG83:
- a CDS encoding inorganic phosphate transporter, translating into MVDIATLATLVVAAVASLFMAWAIGAGSSGSTPFAPAVGANAISVMRAGFLVGLLGFAGAVLQGANVSEAVGRELIGGVTLSAEAATVGLLTAAALVAVGVFLGYPIATAFTVTGAIVGVGLALGGDPAWAKYREITALWVLTPFVGGGIAYVTARLLRSERAPESYTVPLLAGIVGVMLANIEFALLGPPDVSMTVSAAAASATDAPAIAGIDVVQAGVTLVFALLCALAVGYDMRRDQDRAQRRFLLVLGGLVAFSAGGSQVGLAIGPLLPLFDPFGLPLTAILVGGGIGLLAGSWTGAPRMIKAIAQDYSSLGPRRSIAALIPSFAIAQAAVLFGIPVSFNEIIVSAVVGSGYAAGAGGVSKGKMLYTVLAWIGSLVLSIVLSYGVFSAVQWVI; encoded by the coding sequence ATGGTCGATATCGCGACGCTCGCGACGCTCGTCGTCGCCGCAGTCGCCAGTCTGTTCATGGCGTGGGCGATCGGCGCCGGATCGAGCGGCTCTACTCCCTTCGCCCCCGCGGTCGGAGCCAACGCCATCTCGGTGATGCGCGCGGGCTTTCTGGTCGGCCTGCTCGGCTTCGCCGGGGCCGTGCTCCAGGGGGCGAACGTCTCCGAGGCGGTCGGACGCGAGCTGATCGGCGGCGTCACGCTCTCGGCGGAGGCGGCGACCGTCGGACTGTTGACGGCGGCCGCGCTCGTCGCGGTCGGCGTGTTCCTGGGCTATCCGATAGCGACGGCGTTCACCGTGACGGGTGCGATCGTCGGCGTCGGCCTCGCGCTGGGGGGCGATCCGGCGTGGGCCAAGTATCGGGAGATCACGGCGCTGTGGGTGCTCACGCCCTTTGTCGGCGGCGGGATCGCCTATGTGACCGCCCGTCTGTTGCGCAGCGAGAGGGCCCCCGAGAGCTACACCGTCCCGCTGCTCGCGGGCATCGTCGGCGTCATGCTCGCAAACATCGAGTTCGCGCTGCTCGGCCCGCCTGACGTCAGCATGACCGTCAGCGCCGCCGCCGCGTCGGCCACGGACGCCCCTGCGATAGCCGGGATCGACGTCGTTCAGGCGGGCGTGACGCTCGTCTTCGCACTCCTCTGCGCGCTCGCCGTCGGCTACGACATGCGCCGCGACCAGGATCGCGCCCAGCGGCGTTTCCTGCTCGTGCTCGGCGGGCTGGTGGCGTTCTCGGCCGGCGGCAGTCAGGTCGGGCTCGCGATCGGACCGCTGCTCCCGCTGTTCGACCCGTTCGGCCTCCCGCTGACGGCGATCCTCGTCGGCGGCGGGATCGGGCTGCTCGCGGGCTCGTGGACCGGCGCACCGCGGATGATCAAGGCGATCGCCCAGGACTACTCCTCGCTGGGCCCCCGACGCTCGATCGCCGCGCTGATCCCCTCGTTCGCGATCGCCCAGGCCGCCGTGCTGTTCGGCATCCCCGTCTCGTTCAACGAGATCATCGTCAGCGCCGTCGTGGGAAGCGGCTACGCGGCCGGAGCCGGCGGGGTGAGCAAGGGGAAGATGCTCTATACGGTGCTCGCGTGGATCGGCTCGCTCGTGCTCTCGATCGTGCTGAGCTACGGCGTCTTCTCCGCCGTCCAGTGGGTGATCTGA
- a CDS encoding cupin domain-containing protein, protein MGYHVISVDDLEATPDRPCDRHPIGETAGLETVAVNHYDAASGEQLPLAYHYHDDQEELFYVLSGTLSVETPDGEYTVDANEAFVVEPDSPHRAYNAESADRPVRVLAIGAPPIDDVHPYEPEP, encoded by the coding sequence ATGGGCTATCACGTGATCTCGGTCGACGACCTCGAGGCGACCCCCGACCGGCCCTGTGACCGACATCCGATCGGAGAGACCGCCGGTCTCGAGACCGTCGCCGTCAACCACTACGACGCCGCCTCGGGCGAACAGCTCCCGCTCGCGTACCACTACCATGACGACCAGGAGGAACTGTTCTACGTCCTCTCGGGGACGCTGAGCGTCGAGACGCCCGACGGCGAGTATACGGTCGACGCGAACGAGGCCTTCGTCGTCGAACCCGACAGTCCTCACCGCGCGTACAACGCCGAGAGCGCGGACCGACCGGTTCGCGTGCTCGCGATCGGCGCGCCGCCGATCGACGACGTCCACCCCTACGAACCGGAACCATGA
- a CDS encoding hemolysin family protein encodes MVHLPLLVDVFGIELSLGLITTLGAAGIVMLIGLSAFFSSSEIAMFSLAQHRVDTMVEEGLPGAEMVKTLKKDPHRLLVTILVGNNIANIAMSAIATGLLGLYVSGAVAVGVATLGITAVVLLFGESAPKSYAVEHADSWARRIARPLKLAEYAMYPLIVLFDYLTRQINRLTGSTGGAIETAYVTRDEIQDLIETGEREGVIEEDEHDMLRRIFRFTDTIAKEVMTPRLDMTAVSAETSIDEAIETSIQSGHERLPVYEGNLDNVIGIITIQDLIRESRYGERTVPLSDLTTPTLHVPESKNVDELLAEMREDRLNMVIVIDEFGTTEGLVTMEDLVEEVVGEILEGGEEEPIEHLDENTVRVRGEVNIHEVNEVLEIELPEGEEFETIAGFIFNRAGRLVEEGESIAYDGVEITVEHVENTRIMRARVERDAIEVEPETETEIDEPTG; translated from the coding sequence ATGGTGCACCTTCCTCTCCTAGTCGATGTCTTCGGGATCGAACTCTCTCTCGGGCTGATCACCACCCTCGGCGCCGCCGGCATCGTCATGCTCATCGGGCTGTCGGCCTTCTTCTCCTCCTCCGAGATCGCGATGTTCTCGCTCGCCCAACACCGCGTCGATACGATGGTCGAGGAGGGCCTCCCCGGTGCCGAGATGGTCAAGACGCTGAAGAAGGACCCTCACCGACTGCTGGTGACGATCCTCGTCGGCAACAACATCGCCAACATCGCGATGTCCGCGATCGCGACCGGACTGCTCGGGCTCTACGTCAGCGGCGCCGTCGCCGTCGGGGTCGCGACGCTCGGCATCACCGCGGTGGTGTTGCTGTTCGGCGAGAGCGCGCCCAAGTCCTACGCCGTCGAACACGCCGACTCGTGGGCCCGGCGGATCGCCCGTCCGCTGAAGCTCGCCGAGTACGCGATGTACCCGCTGATCGTCCTCTTCGACTACCTCACCCGCCAGATCAACCGTCTGACCGGAAGCACGGGCGGCGCGATCGAGACCGCCTACGTCACCCGCGACGAGATCCAGGACCTGATCGAGACCGGCGAGCGCGAGGGGGTCATCGAGGAGGACGAACACGACATGCTCCGGCGCATCTTCCGGTTCACCGACACCATCGCCAAGGAGGTGATGACGCCGCGTCTCGACATGACGGCCGTCTCCGCCGAGACGAGCATCGACGAGGCGATCGAGACCTCGATCCAGAGCGGCCACGAACGCCTGCCGGTGTACGAGGGCAACCTCGACAACGTCATCGGAATCATCACCATCCAGGACCTGATCCGCGAGTCCCGGTACGGCGAGCGGACGGTCCCGCTTTCGGATCTCACCACGCCGACGCTCCACGTCCCCGAGTCGAAGAACGTCGACGAACTGCTCGCCGAGATGCGCGAGGACCGGCTGAACATGGTGATCGTCATCGACGAGTTCGGCACCACCGAGGGGCTGGTGACGATGGAGGACCTCGTCGAGGAGGTCGTCGGCGAGATCCTCGAGGGCGGCGAGGAGGAGCCGATCGAGCACCTCGACGAGAACACCGTTCGGGTGCGCGGCGAGGTCAACATCCACGAGGTGAACGAGGTCCTCGAGATCGAGCTCCCCGAGGGCGAGGAGTTCGAGACGATCGCGGGCTTCATCTTCAACCGCGCGGGCCGGCTGGTCGAGGAGGGCGAGTCGATCGCCTACGACGGCGTCGAGATCACGGTCGAACACGTCGAGAACACCCGCATCATGCGCGCTCGCGTCGAACGCGACGCCATCGAGGTCGAGCCCGAGACCGAGACCGAGATCGACGAGCCGACCGGTTAG